The Toxoplasma gondii ME49 chromosome XI, whole genome shotgun sequence region CTGCTGTGGGTGTGGCGGGATGTACCTTCTGGTCTCTcggagtgcatgcatctgcgcgggaaggaagagcagcAAGACTTTGTCTCGGAGGACGGAGGTCGAGGCCGcgaggagcgcgaggcgCCGGCGTCCAGAACGTCACCAGCGAATTCCACTGTGCTGCAGCGCAGGCAGGGAGCTCGACGCTCGAAAGAGGCAAACAGGCAAGAGGCCTGCCGCCGAGCAGCTGTGCCCTGGCTCGTGTTTGTCTCGCATTTCGTCACGTTTTGTGGAGCAGGTGAGAGGCGAGGACAGGCCAGGCGGGAGCGAGACTCGAGGGCAGTGGGGGGGGGCTGCGAGCTCTGGACGCGAAAGAGCGGACTCTCGACGGGTTGCGGGGAAACGCGAGCTCTTTTCCTGGGAGGGTAAAGACGCCCTTTTGTGAGGTCTGGAAGGTTCAGGAGAGCTGTCAAAGGCCTGTTCACCTCAGGTGTCAAAAAACGCATCGACAACGACTTGCTCTTTGAAAACGGAACTATATCATTCTGGTGGAATTACGCGCACAGAAGTGACATGCCGAGTTCCTCCGCGAGCTCCTGTTGAAAACagggtctctctcttctctctcgcttaTAACCGGCTCCTCTGGCCTCCGTCTCTTGTGATCTCTGCCGACcggccttctcgcctgctttctcgttttttctgtctcgatcGCTGCGCGTTTCCACTGcgtccttcgctttctcggtGTGTGGTTTATCTTTCGCTTACTCGTCATCCTACGTCGCTTTCGCTCCTTTGCCGTCCGCTCGCTGTCCACACTCCTTCGCCTTATGTCAGAAGTTGTCGGAAGCTGCCGGGTATTCGTTCTGTTGGCAAAATGGGAGTCGGAAGTCAGAACGACGGCGCGAACTGTAAAACGAGCTCCCGGCCTTCGAAGACTGTGATTCGTGCGTATCGTGACCCGGGACAGTTCAGGCGACAGAACGCGCAGCGGACAGATCCTGGAGGACTGGAAATGCGATGGAAAACGACGTCCACCTGTTGAGATTCGTCCGTTTCACTCAGGAGTGATCATGCAGTAtttccctctgtgtctcttgtgTGTCCCAGGAATGACAGTGAAGTattttcctttgttttttaAGTCGGAGTACCAGTTCCAGCCTACGCAGACgtgtctgctctcctctgtctACACACTGTTCATCGCCTTCTTCACGTACGGTAGGTGGTTTTCTGTTTTGTTCTCAAAGCCCGATGCAGCTACCTCTCGCTGTTGAGCATCTCCGAACGTGTCTTTGCTGTAGAAGGTCAAGCGGTAAGGAGTTGCTGGGATTGCTCTGAGAGACAACACACAGTGGAACCCGCCGACAAAGGGCATGTAAGGCTGTAAAGGGTTCCGAGCAGCTCTTCCCCCATGTGTCGTTCCGTTTAAGCCATGTTAACTACAGTGGTAAAGACTGTAGCACCACAGCTATTCGTTCCCGAGGTCCCCCTGTCCTCGTCGTTCGGCTTCCCGGTGTCGTGACGGAgtggctgcttctctccgggtcttcttcgtgtgtTCGTGTGTGTACACGCGGCGCGCGCGTGTCAAGAGGTCGGCGGTCACGGAGTCACACGCACCCCCTGAAATCTGGGCGTTTTGTAGATGAAAGAACATTTACTCTTTCCGGGTTAGTTCCTGATGTGTTTGTAAAGTCTTTGTCTGCGCTGCCTTTACTTCTTGCCGGAAATCTGGGATTCCGTGTGATTCCGCGTTCAGTTATTCAACATTTCGCTGCCTATCTCGGCCGTCCCcaggcgtctcttctctttacTGGCTTAGGCATTTGGTGAGCTGCTTTGAGCGGTACACGGAGGAACCTCAAACGGATCTACTCACTGTAGCCCGCACCGCACATGATATCATCTACTCTACAaaatcatatatatatatatatatatatatgtcagCATGTTTGCGTATAttatacgtatgtatgtacatctacatatatacgtgtatgtCGCTAGCTCGATGATGTTGCTTTGACTATCGTGTTGTGAGTGTGTCATTTTTCCAAATTGGTTGTGTTAGATCGCTAAAAGGCTTGGTGGTATTCTTCTGACTAGTTCAGCAGTACATTGTCGACTTGTAGATCCGTGCTCACTCTCTGACcgatgtctctgtttcctaAGTGTTTCTCTCACGGTTTTATCTTTTACAGctgcctctttctgctctccgcCTTCCATTACCTGCCTCTTGTCATCGTCTTCTACCTCTTCAGGTACTCTTAAAGAGCGAGATCGGGAAGTCTGTGTTACTCGGATCTTTCCACTGATGTGGACTTTGCTGCACGCGTGTGTGTTTACTCTCTCCCAAGACGTGTGCATACACAGTAAAACAAGAGACTTCCAGCTTTCGATAAAGTTCGATTCTCTGGCGAGTACTCAGATAACTAGTATTCGGTTCGGTTTCCTGACCAGTCGATGCACAGTCGCCTGGCGTGTGTCCACATTTCTGCCCCCGCATCTCCAGTTGATGTTTTCTTCACTTCGCCCTTCAGTTCAGCTGCCAGCTGAGTGTCTCTCCAGCCTAGTGGAgttgagaaaaaacgaactgGTCGAGTGGGGAAAATACTTGTGACCTGTATGTCTACGCTGTCCGTACACGTAACCCCACCTCTCGTAGGCACACACCTAGACATCCACAacttgcatatatatatatatatatatatatacgcatatacgcatacatttgtatatctgtatgtgtgtgtacatatgcatatttatgtgtctatatacatatgatTGGTTTGAGAGTCGAGGAGCTTTGAAGAGGCACACGAGTGTATTGTATCTCCCATGTCGGGGGAGAGCCTCGGACCGGAGGTTGTCCTggctttgtttctttcttgtAATGCGTTCGTGTGCATCTTCTTTCGTGTAAGCCtttcttttgtgtttcttgtGGGAATATCTTTTCTCTTAGAGGCGCCCTGCAAAACGCGTCGACTCCGATTGATCGGTCTTTGTTGATGGATTTCATCGACTCTAAACACGTCGGGAAGTGGAGTGCGATGCAGTCTGTGGCCACGATGACGTGGTCTCTCTCAGCTCTAGTCGGCGGCTACATTGCTGACCGTGTCTCCTACAGGCAGACGTTTGTGATCACAGGCAAGTGCGAAGAGGAATCgcgcagaaacgcatgcagtcggaaTTCTGAGGAGCGtccacgagagaagacgccaaGACCAGCAGAAATAACCAACGTCCTATCGCAGGATGTCAAATCCCGGCACTTGTAGCTGTCTCGAGCAGCCCAGGGGGGTTCGCTCTGACACAGTTTTCAGGCATATCTTGCGGTCCCGTATCTCAGCTTCGGGGAATTTCCAGtcaggagacacaggggaGGAAGGGGGGAAATTGATTTTGGAGTGACTGGTAGAGCTGAGTGCGTGCAGTGTAGAATCGTTTTTGTCAAACGAAGATGTGTGTACGCGTTCTTCATTTGAGCATTTGAATTGAACTAGACAGCGGTAAACAGTGTAATATTGATCCTGGACTATTTTGATAGAAACAGCTTCTACAAATCGGAGAAAGGCTGCGTCTTTCCAGCTTAGAAAGAGCCACGCGAATCAgtcgttgcatgcgtcgccaTCGGATTAAACGCCACTGTAGGTTGTGGCGACAAATAAATCGAATGAATAGTGGGAAGAAGGTCGGAGGTAAACAAAGGCAGAACAAGAAAGGGTTGAAGAGTATAACTCCAGTGAACGTGTTTCGTGATCTTGTAATCTTGTTCGAATCAACTGCATGGCAAGAAAGCATCCAGATTACCCATTCGCTCTGTGTTCTGGTTGTCAGTGATATTCGGTCGATGCATGTGCCGGCGGCTGAGAGATCCATAGTGAAGACGCGTTTGTATCGTGGTATTTCAGCcgaggaaagggaggaggaagctTGTTgattcctttctctctcgcagatATTTTGGTTTTTCGAGGCGCACAAAAATTCGCAATTATGTGATATATGTTGTCAAATGCGGTAGGACTGAGTTCGAGCGACGACCTGCACGTGTCCGGTTtccagtgtctctgcaggttCTGCTCTCACATGGAGGCTGTCGGTATTTCCGCGCCGTTATCCAACTGCCTTTTGTCCCGTTTTTTATGTTGATCAGGGTGCGTGTACATCCTGGCGGAACTGATTTACCTCCCTCTACTTTGGCTGGTACCAGCCCACCTGGACTCGGCGAGAAATCGCCCTCTTGCCAAGAGAAAAGCTAAGAGCGTGGAGAGGCTGGAGgccgagaaactcgagaTCGAGGTGTCCGATGGAGAGGCAAACTGCCCTGCCTAGGTTCTTTCTTGAAACATGCTGCTTTCTGTCAGCTAGAGGAACCTTTGCGAAAGTGCAGAGCGTAAAAAGAACCTGAGAGCTCGCAGGCGGGGACAGTGTTGCGCAGTGTGGCATGCAGTGGGGAAGAACACAACAAAGGCAGAACTCCCAGATACCCAGGGCTGGGCGCTGTGAATGCGAGACTCCTCGAGAGGCAtgcgttttcgtctcgcgGATTCTGTGTATACAGAGACAAGCGATCAGAAAACTTGTGGAAAGCTAgtagagggagaaggaaaatggAGACAAAACAGTTGGAAGCAAGAGGTTAAGCGAAGTAAACAAGGCAGAAGTTAGGTGTGTGGCAGTGGAAAGACGTGTTAGAAAACCCGCATCAGGatgagaaggcgaaagtAGAAAGAAATGGCGACGAAAGTGGTGCGATGTCGCTATTGAAACTCCCCAGTCAGTGGCGAATTTTGTGAATTGATGTTGCACCTGAAACTTCAGAATTTGGCCTACAGCCTTGGTTTCTTTTGAAAAAAACAACTCGGCTGGTCTAGGCACCCGCCTAGTTTCTTCTGGAAAACGCTTAGCCCGCTGTAACACAAAGCGTGAAATGAAGACGTTCGGGGTTCGTGATTCGATGTCTGTGGGTTTTTTTCCCGTCAAACGAACGCCAGGGAAACAGGTTGTGTGTGTCCGATCGAAACGTGCATGATCTGATTTCTAGAGAGCTGCAAACAATCGGACTGCATCGCTTCGCAGGAATGTTTGCGTCAGCTGAAACTCGAGAAACGTTTGGCTTGCCCATGGGGAAGAGCTTTTATTCTAAGTGAGATACGTGGCCCCGCTTGTGCCTGGACTCAGGAACTGGAAACAGGCATGGCAGGTGGGATGTTCTCCCAGAACTACCTTTTCTCGATAAAAAAACAGGTAGCAGAGCACTCGGTGTGCTCAGGCGACCATTGCATTCCGATGTGAAGCCGTCTCATTTCCGCGTGAAGGCCCGAATAGTCTGTTCTAGGCAAATGAGATTTCCAATGCCAACGACAAAGCAATGGATTGGATACCCAGGGAGCTGTGCTCCCATTAGTAAGAATTGTAAGTCACCGCGCGCGCGGTGCCAATCAGCTAGCGACTGACGCTGGACTTCCTGTTACGCGTTTGTAATGGGTTCGTCGGCTAATCTGTTGATGTTCCGAGCAGAAAAAGCCGCCGTCTATATGTTACTGCACCGGGCAGGGATTATATACTATACGTCTACAATGGTATTAGCAGTATCTAGTGTTGATGTACAACAGACGCTCTCCTTGTTGGGGGCTGCAAAGGCAAACAACAgtttcgtgtctctgcgtgtACTCTGCTCAACGAGATCTAAAGAGGTGGTCGTACGTGCGAAAACTGCAAAAGCAGAAATTAACGGTTGCGATGTCAACTAGGGGTCCAGCGGCTCCCTGTCGGGACTCACGACATCAGGAGGATAGTGTTTTTGAACTACTGTTTTGACGAGCAAGAGCTTCTGACACTCTACTGCCTGCCGTAAACTCTCGTCACCTTGTCTTCGTGGCTCTCGAGTTGCACTGTACATCTGGTGTAGTCGCAGTGTCAAGCTCAGACTATACCAAGCTCTTTCAACGCCTGGTATTTGGCTGCCTCTTGAGGGGTGTCGTGGTTATCTTGCCTGGGCTCGCACCAATAGCACCAGCGTCTAATCCTCCCCTCGTGTCTGATAACACATCATTCCAAAGGATGTGTGCTCGCATCACGTGTATTTATTGCAGACCATTCACATCTGAAATCACAGGTTTCGATCATACAGCTGTCGGTACATGGCGATTGCGGATGATTAAACCAGCACAAGAGACCACTTGGATGCCTGCGATACATGATTCATTTCGGGATTTCTCGAGACAGGGTTGTTCCCAGCTGCTTTCGTCCTCTGCATAGACGCAGCCACCACACCGACTTCTTTCACCTGGCGGTTCATTGCTCTGTTGTTAGCTTCTGTTCAGGGTAATCTGAGGTATTCCACCACCTAAACAGTGGCTCTCAGAGCTGAATACAAACACTCACCACGATTCAGCAGCTAGCAAGTCACACTGAACCAGATGGATGGATGATCAGCCAAACAAGAcatctctctttcgccgcGTTCGGGTCTGCCTAAATGACTGTGCTGCATATGGGAACCGTCGAGACCATGGGGTCAACAAACACGGAGAGGCGGACATTCTTGGACACGCGCGCGGCGATTCTGTTCAGTTTTCACTGTGAGGTTGACAGCCGGCGAATGGAGAAACATCACTGTCTTCTTGTGGGTGGCAAGTGCGACGCGCCGCTATTCTGACTTCGTCTCTACTGGCGCCAAGAAGCAGGCGCTGGCTGGTGTGCTAGCTAGAACCGTGGCCGTGTCTCGTGATTTCGGCTGCATTCCAGGCAGTCTTAGGGCCGGCCGCGCAGCGGGTAGTCGAAATAATGCTTCGAACCAACGCGAAATGCCGCGCGACGCAGCTGAGAACAAGCGGCCTCCGCGGGAAATGAGTGGTCGGCTGGCTACCTACAGTTGAACAGTCAGAGCAGACACCCCGCCAACAGGCACAGACACTGAACGTCAGCAGAACGGCGATATGGCTTGTCGTCAGTTACTTTGTTCAGTACAAAATCTTTTGTTTTATTTCTTGCCTGACATATACTGCACTGACTTCGACACCATGGAGCAAAGGCTGCCAATTATTCtacttgttctctctgtgttcttcaGTTCAACCCCAAGCGCCGCCCTTTCGAGCCACAATGGAGTCCCCGCTTATCCATCGTATGCACAGGCATCGCTCTCTTCCAACGGCGAGCCACGGCACAGGGGCATACGCGGCAGCTTCCTCATGCCCGTAAAGCCACACGCAAACGCTGATGACTTCGCCTCCGACGACAACTACGAAACGCTGCCGAGTTTCGTGGAAGCTCCTGTCAGAGACCCGCGCCAAGTCCCtggcagaggagaagctgctCTTGGCACAGAGGAGACTCCAGGACAACAGCCGCCGGTGGCTCTAGGCAGTGCAGAAGGGGAGGGGACCTCCACTAATGAATCCGCCTCCGAAAATTCTGAAGATGACACGTTTCACGATGCCCTCCAAGAGCTTCCAGAGGATGGCCTCGAAGTGCCCCCACCAAATGCACAGGAGCTGCCCCCACCAAATTCACAGGAGCTGCCCCCACCAAATTCACAGGAGCTGCCCCCACCAAATTCACAGGAGCTGCCCCCACCAAATGCACAGGAGCTGCTCCCACCAACTGAACAGGATCTGCCCCCACCAACTGAACAGGAGCTGCCCCCACCAGTGGGCGAAGGTCAAGGTCTGCAAGTCCCTGGGGAACATGGACCACAGGGGCCCCCAGATGATGATCAGCAGCTGCTTTTAGAGCCTACGGAAGAGCAACAGGAGGGCCCTCAGGAGCCGCTGCCACCGCCGCCGCCCCCGACTCAGGGCGAACAACCCGAAGGACAGCAGCCGCAGGGACCAGTTCGTCAAAATTTTTTTCGTCGGGCGTTGGGGGCCGCAAGAAGCCGATTCGGAGGTGCACGACGCCATGTCAGTGGGGTGTTCCGAAGAGTCAGAGGTGGTTTGAACCGTATAGTAGGTGGAGTGAGAAGTGGTTTCAGGCGTGCAAGAGAAGGTGTCGTTGGGGGAGTCCGTCGTTTAACAAGTGCTGCCAGTCAGGGTCTCCGTCGTGCAGGAGAAGGTTTACGTAGGGGTTTCACTCGTGTAAGAGGAGCTCTCAGAGGTCGTGGTCGTGCAGCAGATGGTGCCAGTAGTGTAAGAGAAAGATTCGGTGCCGCAAGCGGGAGAGTCAGAGACGCTTTCAGCGCGGGATTGACGCGCCTCCGCAGGCGCGGCAGAACTAGTGGCGAGGAGGGCAGGCCCCTACTgggcgaaggaagagagcaggATGATGGATCGCAATAATACGGGCAGCATGCTGCTGGATTCGGCGAAGACCGTTTCTCGTAAACGAGGCAGCGGGGTCCTCCAAAGTTGAGAAACCCGGTAAACGTGTGTGCGGTAACGGTGATCGAGTTTGCAGATGGTTCCTTGTGTACCACGTGGCTTCTCGAGACCAATCGTGCTTTGTTAGGGTCTAGTAGTTCGACTGGATTTTATTGAACTGCAGGAATGctcgcagaagagaagccgtGAGGCAATGCAGGTTCTTGCGTCTGTGCGAGCAGGACTTGAGAGATCCGTTGTGGTGGCAACCTTGTGCCTATCTATCCGAAGCCTCGCTGACTCGCAGAAATAAGGGTCGAGATCCATGAGAGCTTTCTGGGTGGTGAGGCCAGGGCTTGTGTAGAACTTCGTGGGAAGATGTGCTTGAGCTTCGTCAGCAACTTCACGGAGAGCGCCACCTGATCTAAACATCCGAACATTTTTAGCTCGACATGTTCACAGAAATGTTAATAGGTTGAGGCGTGTAAAGGTTGCTTCCGGGAAGACGAGTAATCGTGTCACGCCATGTTAGCGGTCATGTCGCTGCCTCATTGTATTCGGGTGTCACTGTGCCTTCAAACATCAGTCGTGGTTCAGCAGTGCCCGCTGACGTTCGACACATGGAACTCCGGCGAGACTGTCTCGGCAAATGTGACGCACTTTGTATTCATGTGGCAAACCGTTTCAACGCAAGATAATGTGTTTTCTTGTTAACCTCCACCAGCATATCCGGAACCGCTGCGGTTCTGCGTCGGAAATGTGACACCCGGTGTCACGGCGTTCCTGGGGTGCCAGCAGTCAATCTGTCTCTGGTTTTTGATGTACCCAAAGATGAATTTCCGAGTTGGCTCTCGCAGCTGTGGACAACTCGgacgaaagaagacggaATTAGTGAAGTGCTCGAGGCTCCTGAAGAGGAATCAGCAGTGCAGCATAGTTACGCATTACAGAAAGCGGTCATGCTAAGACATGGTGGTGGCCTGCCTCATGTTTATTACAGCGATCCC contains the following coding sequences:
- the ROP1 gene encoding rhoptry protein ROP1 (encoded by transcript TGME49_309590) translates to MACRQLLCSVQNLLFYFLPDIYCTDFDTMEQRLPIILLVLSVFFSSTPSAALSSHNGVPAYPSYAQASLSSNGEPRHRGIRGSFLMPVKPHANADDFASDDNYETLPSFVEAPVRDPRQVPGRGEAALGTEETPGQQPPVALGSAEGEGTSTNESASENSEDDTFHDALQELPEDGLEVPPPNAQELPPPNSQELPPPNSQELPPPNSQELPPPNAQELLPPTEQDLPPPTEQELPPPVGEGQGLQVPGEHGPQGPPDDDQQLLLEPTEEQQEGPQEPLPPPPPPTQGEQPEGQQPQGPVRQNFFRRALGAARSRFGGARRHVSGVFRRVRGGLNRIVGGVRSGFRRAREGVVGGVRRLTSAASQGLRRAGEGLRRGFTRVRGALRGRGRAADGASSVRERFGAASGRVRDAFSAGLTRLRRRGRTSGEEGRPLLGEGREQDDGSQ